A stretch of the Macaca mulatta isolate MMU2019108-1 chromosome 16, T2T-MMU8v2.0, whole genome shotgun sequence genome encodes the following:
- the ARMC7 gene encoding armadillo repeat-containing protein 7 isoform X7, producing MAQKPKLDPHVGRLGYLQALVTEFQETQSQDAKEQVLANLANFAYDPSNYEYLRQLQVLDLFLDSLSEENETLVEFAIAAAF from the exons ATGGCCCAGAAGCCGAAGTTGGACCCCCACGTCGGGCGTTTGGGATACCTGCAGGCGCTGGTCACGGAATTCCAGGAGACCCAGAGCCAAG ACGCCAAGGAGCAAGTCCTCGCCAACCTCGCCAACTTCGCTTATGACCCCAGCAACTACGAGTATCTGCGGCAGCTGCAGGTCCTGGATTTATTTCTCGATTCGCTGTCGGAGGAGAACGAGACCCTGGTGGAGTTTGCTATTG CTGCTGCTTTCTGA
- the ARMC7 gene encoding armadillo repeat-containing protein 7 isoform X5 — MAQKPKLDPHVGRLGYLQALVTEFQETQSQDAKEQVLANLANFAYDPSNYEYLRQLQVLDLFLDSLSEENETLVEFAIGKGWARSLDG; from the exons ATGGCCCAGAAGCCGAAGTTGGACCCCCACGTCGGGCGTTTGGGATACCTGCAGGCGCTGGTCACGGAATTCCAGGAGACCCAGAGCCAAG ACGCCAAGGAGCAAGTCCTCGCCAACCTCGCCAACTTCGCTTATGACCCCAGCAACTACGAGTATCTGCGGCAGCTGCAGGTCCTGGATTTATTTCTCGATTCGCTGTCGGAGGAGAACGAGACCCTGGTGGAGTTTGCTATTGGTAAGGGCTGGGCCCGTTCGCTAGATGGCTAA
- the ARMC7 gene encoding armadillo repeat-containing protein 7 isoform X6 gives MAQKPKLDPHVGRLGYLQALVTEFQETQSQDAKEQVLANLANFAYDPSNYEYLRQLQVLDLFLDSLSEENETLVEFAIAQGRTVI, from the exons ATGGCCCAGAAGCCGAAGTTGGACCCCCACGTCGGGCGTTTGGGATACCTGCAGGCGCTGGTCACGGAATTCCAGGAGACCCAGAGCCAAG ACGCCAAGGAGCAAGTCCTCGCCAACCTCGCCAACTTCGCTTATGACCCCAGCAACTACGAGTATCTGCGGCAGCTGCAGGTCCTGGATTTATTTCTCGATTCGCTGTCGGAGGAGAACGAGACCCTGGTGGAGTTTGCTATTG